The DNA segment CAACGCCGCTACCGGTGCCCGGTCTGCCGTTCCGCGACACAACGAACTCAACGACCTACTGTCCAAGAAGATCTGCAAAGACTTGGGGGTGCCACAGCCGTGACCGTAGACCTGGCGTTTGCAGCCGACGCTCGCCCTACGGGCTCGCGCGGCTCAGGCGCCAACTCGGTAGCCATGCCGGCGGTCAGTGTGCGTATCGAGCCTCTCGCGGAAGTCGATCTCCCTGCTGTCGCTCGTCTCTACGAGCAGTTCTGGGGCGAGCCATCCGATCTCGAGCGCACGCGTGCGACGCTAGGGCACCTGCAGGGTGATCCCGACTACCTGTTTCTCGTCGCGCGGGAGGGTGACGAAGTCGTCGGCACTGCCCTCGGCATCGTGTGCCACGAGCTCTACGGCGACTGTCGGCCCTTCATGGTCATTGAGGACTTCGTTGTCGATGCGGGCTCACGGCGGTTTGGCGTGGGTGGGGCGCTCATGGAGGAGCTCGAAGCTGCGGCGGCGGCGCGGGGCTGCAGCCAAGTCATCCTTGTGACAGAGGCCGAACGAACTGATGCAGTCGGCTTCTATGAGTCGCTCGGCTTCGAGTCCGGTCCGTATCGCGGCTTCAAGAAGCGGCTGTGAGATGGCTAACCGGCGCGTTCAACGGACCGCCCGCCCGCTTCGCGGGCGTCCGGCCGCTGAGCCGCCAAGTTATGCGGGCGTAGGCTGCGCATGTGAAAGTCGCTGAACTCATCCAGTTGATCGAACGCGATGGTTGGTACCTCGCCAGAACCCGGGGTAGCCATCGCCAGTTCAAACACCCTGCGAAGCCGGGCCTCGTGACGATCGCGGGGAAGCCGAGCACTGACATCCCAAGGGGTACACTGAACTCAGTTCTCAAGCAGGCTGGCCTCAAGGAGTCCTAGGCGATGCGATACATGGTAGTTCTGGAGCACGGGGAGAGTGGATGGGGCGCGCACGTGCCGGATCTTCCCGGGTGTATAGCCGCCGGGGAGACGCGTGAGCAAGCGCTCGACCTCGTCCGAGAGGCGATCCAATTCCACATTGATGGCCTCAAGGAAGAGGGACTCCGCGTGCCGGAGCCGTCCAGCGAAGCTGAGATCGTCGAGGTCCATGCCGCATAAGGTCGAGTGCTGTATCCACTGGTAGCGACGGTACAGCCGGGGCGGCAGAACATCCTGCCGCTGTGGATTGCGTATTTCCTTTTCACGCTCGTGTTTCCAGCTTTGGGGATCGGGCTTGTGGCCGACCACTTCGGACGGAGTTTTTGGCGCTGGGGGCTTCTTGGGGCACCGTTGTCTTCGCCGGAGTTACGCTCACCGTCTTGACACTCACGGTATGGACCCCGTGAGGCCGCACAACTCGCGCGCACAATGGACGCCGATCGCTTCGCGATGCGGCGCCGCCGACGCGCAGAATCGTCATATGGACCGGTCATGAGCGAGCCGCACCTGTGGGTAGTTTCAGGAATCCCCGGCGCCGGGAAGACCACCGTGAGCCGTCTGCTGGCGCTCAGATATCTGCGAGGCGTACACGTCGAGGGCGATCTGGTTGGGCACCACTTCATCGTTTCCGGTCTCGTTGCTCCTGATCATGAACCGAAAGACGAAGCAGAGGCACAGATCCAGCTTCGCAGGCGCAATATCACCCTGCTGGCAAACTCCTTCCTCGACTCTGGCTTCTCCGTCGTCGTGGATGATGTCGTGGTATCCCAGTCCGTGCTTGACCGGTATTCGGAAACCCTGCAAGCGCCCATACGCTTCGTCCAACTCTGTCCGGCGCTTGCGGTCGTTGAGGCGCGGGACCAGGGTCGCCACAAGCAGGTACTTCACCTCTGGAAGCACCTCCAGCAGGAGCTGGAGGTGATGCCCCGAAACGGTCTTTGGGTCGATTCATCGAGCATGTCGGCAGAAGAGACAGTGGACGTTCTCCTTCAGAGAGCAGACGATGCGAAACTCGCCGCACGATTGGCGACGTGATGAGGCGCCATATGGCTCGACGTTAGACCCGCCCGGCTTCGCCGGCGGGTCAACGCCAGAGGCGTTGAACGGATTACTGCGAGGGGGTGGGGGGAGTGGCACGCGGTCAGGGGCAGGGACGTGACGGTGGTCGCATTGGACTTCTGGACCGTGGGCAGCTAGCGACCCTGCTGGCCATTCCCGATCTGCCCTCGCGCCTTGAGGAGGTCGACACGCTCGTTTCCGGCGCGCTGAGCGAATTCAAGGCT comes from the Actinomycetota bacterium genome and includes:
- a CDS encoding type II toxin-antitoxin system HicA family toxin, producing MKVAELIQLIERDGWYLARTRGSHRQFKHPAKPGLVTIAGKPSTDIPRGTLNSVLKQAGLKES
- a CDS encoding GNAT family N-acetyltransferase, with amino-acid sequence MTVDLAFAADARPTGSRGSGANSVAMPAVSVRIEPLAEVDLPAVARLYEQFWGEPSDLERTRATLGHLQGDPDYLFLVAREGDEVVGTALGIVCHELYGDCRPFMVIEDFVVDAGSRRFGVGGALMEELEAAAAARGCSQVILVTEAERTDAVGFYESLGFESGPYRGFKKRL
- a CDS encoding AAA family ATPase, which encodes MSEPHLWVVSGIPGAGKTTVSRLLALRYLRGVHVEGDLVGHHFIVSGLVAPDHEPKDEAEAQIQLRRRNITLLANSFLDSGFSVVVDDVVVSQSVLDRYSETLQAPIRFVQLCPALAVVEARDQGRHKQVLHLWKHLQQELEVMPRNGLWVDSSSMSAEETVDVLLQRADDAKLAARLAT
- a CDS encoding type II toxin-antitoxin system HicB family antitoxin, which produces MRYMVVLEHGESGWGAHVPDLPGCIAAGETREQALDLVREAIQFHIDGLKEEGLRVPEPSSEAEIVEVHAA